A region of Diospyros lotus cultivar Yz01 chromosome 3, ASM1463336v1, whole genome shotgun sequence DNA encodes the following proteins:
- the LOC127796626 gene encoding nuclear transport factor 2-like isoform X1, which produces MAAATRAAQRPVSAQVVGDAFVQQYYSIQHQSPGLVYRFYQDISKLGRPEGDGTMSITTTMQAINEKILSLNYGDYRTEIKSVDAQESYNGGVQVLVTGFLAGMDNNTRHFTQTFFLAPQEKGFFVLNDIFRYVEDIENHNGSQSTANEVEAPLTPDQENKDNAQSAEPTPALPKEPRFRCPLCMCPLVEEMSTKCGHIFCKACISTAIAAQGKCPTCRMKVSQRDTIRIYLPATE; this is translated from the exons ATGGCGGCGGCGACGAGGGCGGCGCAACGACCAGTCTCTGCTCAAGTT GTCGGCGATGCGTTTGTTCAACAATACTACAGCATACAGCACCAGTCGCCGGGGCTCGTCTATCGATTTTATCAGGACATAAGCAAGCTTGGTCGTCCTGAAGGCGATGGGACTATGAGCATAACTACAACCATGCAG GCCATCAATGAGAAGATACTGTCACTTAACTATGGTGACTACAGGACTGAGATAAAATCTGTGGATGCACAAGAATCTTATAATGGGGGAGTCCAAGTCCTTGTAACTGGGTTTTTGGCCGGAATGGATAACAATACTCGACATTTCACTCAAACTTTCTTCCTTGCGCCACAAGAAAAAggtttctttgttttgaatgacATATTTCGATATGTGGAGGATATTGAAAACCATAATGGTAGCCAAAGTACAGCTAATGAAGTGGAGGCTCCTCTCACTCCTGACCAGGAAAAT AAAGACAATGCTCAGAGTGCGGAACCAACCCCTGCACTGCCGAAGGAGCCCAGATTCAGATGCCCGTTATGCATGTGCCCATTGGTCGAGGAGATGTCAACAAAGTGTGGCCATATTTTCTGTAAGGCATGTATCAGCACTGCAATAGCTGCTCAGGGAAAATGCCCTACCTGCCGGATGAAAGTTTCACAGAGAGATACCATTAGGATCTACCTTCCTGCAACTGAATGA
- the LOC127796626 gene encoding nuclear transport factor 2-like isoform X2, giving the protein MAAATRAAQRPVSAQVVGDAFVQQYYSIQHQSPGLVYRFYQDISKLGRPEGDGTMSITTTMQAINEKILSLNYGDYRTEIKSVDAQESYNGGVQVLVTGFLAGMDNNTRHFTQTFFLAPQEKGFFVLNDIFRYVEDIENHNGSQSTANEVEAPLTPDQENFLLLSRRIMFLRIQWFP; this is encoded by the exons ATGGCGGCGGCGACGAGGGCGGCGCAACGACCAGTCTCTGCTCAAGTT GTCGGCGATGCGTTTGTTCAACAATACTACAGCATACAGCACCAGTCGCCGGGGCTCGTCTATCGATTTTATCAGGACATAAGCAAGCTTGGTCGTCCTGAAGGCGATGGGACTATGAGCATAACTACAACCATGCAG GCCATCAATGAGAAGATACTGTCACTTAACTATGGTGACTACAGGACTGAGATAAAATCTGTGGATGCACAAGAATCTTATAATGGGGGAGTCCAAGTCCTTGTAACTGGGTTTTTGGCCGGAATGGATAACAATACTCGACATTTCACTCAAACTTTCTTCCTTGCGCCACAAGAAAAAggtttctttgttttgaatgacATATTTCGATATGTGGAGGATATTGAAAACCATAATGGTAGCCAAAGTACAGCTAATGAAGTGGAGGCTCCTCTCACTCCTGACCAGGAAAAT TTCTTGCTCCTGTCCAGGAGAATCATGTTTCTGAGGATACAATGGTTCCCATAG